The genomic window AAGGTTTTTGAATTAGTTTGGCAACGTATTGAGTCATAGAATAAAACTTTGAGTAAAACAACAGGGTTTTTCTTTGTGCAGCAAATTATATAATGGAGAAATATACCTACCAAATTGGCGAAGTGTGCCAAATTATTGCTGAGGACAATCCGAAACTGAGGGGTAAAAACTAACTTTTACTACTTTTATTATTTTTTCAATTGTTCTAAATAAACAGCAATATTTATCATAATGCTGTTAGATTTTTGTTAAGAATAGTTACAGCTTCTTAACACAAGGAAATATTTTTATGGTAGTTGTGCTTAATAATAATGCACCACATCAGGTTGTTATCGTTGGTGGTGGTTTTGGTGGATTGTATGCAGCAAAGGGTCTGAATGCAGCGAATGTAAATGTTACTCTCATTGATAAACGTAACTTTCACCTATTTCAGCCGCTTTTATATCAAGTTGCCACAGGTACGCTATCACCTTCTGATATTTCTGCACCATTGCGATCTGTATTTAAGAAAAGCAAGAATACAAAGGTGTTGTTGGGAGAAGTAAATGATATTGATCCAAAAGCGCAACAAGTTTTTTTGGGTGATGAAGTAGTACCTTATGATACATTAATTGTCGCCACAGGTGCTAACCATTCCTATTTTGGTAAGGAAAACTGGGAAAAAGTTGCTCCTGGTTTGAAAAGTGTGGAAGATGCGATAGAAATGCGTTGCCGGATATTTGGCGCATTTGAAGCAGCAGAAAAAGAAACTGATCCTGAAAAACGCCGTGCTTGGTTGAGTTTTGTGATTGTGGGGGGTGGCCCGACTGGTGTAGAATTAGCAGGTGCGATCGCCGAGTTGGCACACAAAACTCTCAAAGAAGATTTCCGCAGCATCAACACTTCAGAAACGAAAATTTTACTATTACAAGGGGGCCCTCGCATCCTTCCACACATTGCGCCAGAGTTATCGAAATCAGCAGCAGTAGCTTTGCAAAAGTTGGGTGTCGAACTCCACACTCACACCAGGGTGACAAATATTGAAGGTGATATCGTTACTTTCAAGAAAGGCAATGAATTTACAGAAATTACCTCAAAAACTAAATTGTGGGCAGCAGGTGTCCAAGGTTCCCCAATGGGGAAAGTCTTAGCAGAAAGTACAGGTGTAGAGTGCGATTACTCTGGGCGTGTAATTGTAGAACCTGACTTGTCTATCGAGGGTTATGACAACATTTTCGTAATTGGAGATTTAGCTAACTTCTCCCACCAAGAGAGTAAAGTCTTACCTGGTGTTGCACCCGTAGCTAAACAACAAGGAGAGTATGTAGGTAAACTAATTCAACGACGGCTTAAAGGTCATACTTTGCCACAATTTCATTACAACGATGTGGGTAGTTTGGCGATGATTGGGCAAAATTTAGCTGTTGTAGATTTAGGCTTCATCAAACTCACAGGTTTCCTTGCTTGGGCATTTTGGCTATTAGTTCACATCTACTTCTTAATCGAGTTTGACACTAAATTACTAGTTGTATTTCAGTGGGCGTGGAATTACATCACTCGTAATCGTCGCTCTAGATTGATTACAGGTCGAGAACCTATTGTAGAAGCAAAAACTGTTAACAATAGCGTGCAACAGCCTTCTGTGACACCTCTGTAACTTCAGGTATCCACAGCATTAGTCAACGATAGTACAAGGGGCTATTGGAGTAATGAGTGCCGTGTGGTGGCAAATATTGGGCGAAGATTAGCTGTTCTACGAAAAGAATATGGGGATGAGATACCGCCCTCAGCAATTTTGGCAATTTGGCATTTCATGACTTCGAGTTGCAGTTTAAATGGAGATATCAACACAACGGGAAAAGTCAGGTACGAGGGATAGGGCAAAACTTCCCGCTTCTGGTGTCCCAGCTATGCCAGTTGTCAAATGAGTGCTGTAGAATAGCTCTACATAATTGATACAGCGCTCAACAGAGTTCAGTTCCCGCTCTGCAACTGGCTAGAAATCAACAAAACCAAATATAGCCGAGATAGCAAAACGCTTGCCGGTGCGTGAATGACCTTCGCCAAGGCTAAACATTTCGATTTTCGAGACTGATTAATGGAGTTCAAAGACTTGTTAACGGAGTTCAAAGGTGGATTCATCCAGTTCAAAGACTCGTTAACGGAGTTCAAAGGTGGATTCATCCAGTTCAAATACTCGTTAACGGAGTTTAAAGGTGGATTCATCCAGTTCAAATACTCGTTAACGGAGTTCAAAGGTGGATTCATCCAGTTCAAATACTCGTTAACGGAGTTCAAAGGTGGATTCATCCAGTTCAAATACTCGTTAACGGAGTTCAAAGGTGGATAAACAGAATAGGGGCGTACAAATGTACGCTCCTACAGTTTGCCGATGAGTATTAAATTATCAAGAGACGGGAGTTTTAGCAGATTTGCCTTTACCAATAGCTTTAAAACGTTCGCCCAACTGTTCAGCGACACTTTTTAAGCCTGGAGTCTTTTTTGATGCTGTCTTGACGTAATCATAAACTGTTAAACTGCTAGTCATAGCTTCACTACCGACTGCCATTAGGGTATCATCTACCTGTTCAGTGAGTTGCTGGATTGAGATTAAAAGTTCAGTCAGCACAGCAGCTAATTGATAATCCCGAACAAGTTCCTCAACGTCAAAAGTGGCTGGAAGGATTTCGGGGTTAGACTGAGCAGCAGTGACGCTATTATTCACAAAGGCTAGGCTTTTGTCGCCCATTTTTACCAACTTCCGCCGTTCTTCCGTGCTGAGAGTAATTAGGAAGGGGAGCTTTTGTTGGACTTTCTGTAGCGCGGCTTTAACTTCTTGGATATCTTGTGGCGAAAGAGAGGCTGTAATATTTTGATAGGCCATCGTATATCTACCTTGGTAGTTCTAGTGGTTAAGTAGCAAGTTTTGCTAAATATAGAATTCCCATTGGTGGATGCGATCGCACATCATAACCTATTTATTTATCTGTTTTAGTGCCGATGCTGAGGGATACTGACCAGATGCAATCAAAGCTTGTCGCTCTAGAATTCTTTCATCGCTGTTAAAATCTAAGATGCGTGCGGTAACTTCACCGATGTCTGTTTAATGTTGAATCACAGCCTCATCTAGTCGAAAATGCTCACCCCAAAAGTCTCTGCGTGGGTTAAAAAAGCGCACAAGTTCGCCAGTTTGCCAATTAATTGACCCTAAATCTGTGCCTTTTTGCAGGTTACAGAAAATACAGGCATAGCAGAGATTATCTGCTGTTGTAGCGCCGCCGTGTTTGACACTGATTATATGGTCAACTTGACAACCCGATGATCTATCTACTTCAGAGACGAGACAATACTCGCAAATATGATCGGCGCGAGATGCAACTAAGTAGGTAGGCACAATTAAACCAAACTACGTAAACTTATGTAAAGCACCAGAAGTGCTTTGAATATAAGCTTTTAAGCAATTTACATTTCTTAATTTAGTTGTATTTTTTAACGCCCACCTACTTAAAGGCCGCAATTCTACATTAATACATGGACGAGACACTTTAAATACTTACTCCGCGCTGATGTATTGACGAGCTTTTGCTTTTGCTAGTAGCATAATATGCTCTAGCGTGAGGAAATGATCTAACTCTCGCTGGTCACTTCCTGTAAGACCTTCAGTTTTTGCGCGGTAAACGAGATCCTCTAAACGGTCGTTGGCTGCATCCGAGAGTTTGAAATCGATAACACTTTGGGGAGTGGTTCCAGCAGCAATAAACTCTATAATTTCATCGTAGACTTTGGCTGTATTTACAGATGTGTTCATCAGCTACCCCTTTAATTCCTAAATTTTATGCAACTTCCAAAGACTTTTCTAACGTTTTAGGCTCTGGTAGAGTTTGACCATCAGCTAAAGATGATTCAATCAGCATTTCTAAAACTTCTTGAGCATTTTTCAAAGCTTCATCGTAAGTCTCTCCGTGAGTGTGACAAAATTCTCCCCATTCAGGAAGACTGACAACAAAACACTCATCTTCATCAGACCATTGAATAATTATCGTGTAGTGAGAATTCATTCTTTTTCTTCCTCTTGAGTATTTTTAATTTCTTCTAACCTTTGAAGTGCATTATTAACGTCTTTCTCTTGGTAAGCTTTAGCATTATTTCCGTCTTTACCTGATATGGTAACTCTCCCAGGTAGGAGAAGATGATACCAATTAGTGTGGCTACCTTTACCACTACGGGAGGTAAACCCTGCTTGCAGCAATAAGCTTTTGAGTTCTCTGATTTTCTTGGGCATAGCCTCTGTTTACATTTCCACTCCCCTGATTTACCAATACTCTCTTTGCTTATCTATGCAACTTCCAAAGATTTTCCTAACGTTTTAGGCTCTGGTAGAGGTTCACCATCAGCCAAGGATGATTCAATCAGCATTTCTAAAACTTCCTGAGCATTTTTCAAAGCGTCTTCGTAAGTTTCTCCGTGAGTACAAGGCTGCATTATATGCGTAAACTCAGGTAGCAAAACCACATAATATTAGTCTTCTTCTGACCATTGAATCACGATTGTATATTTCATTCTTCTGAAACAGAATTACGAATTACGTTAGCGCAGCGTAAAGCCTTCTCTTCGAGAGGCTTCGCCAACGGCATGGCTTCGCTTAGAGCGACGCAGGAGCGTCATTACGAATTACGAATTGTTCTCCAGTTTTTTACCCGACCTTCAGCAATATCTTTTTTACCTCTTTCAAAGGATTCAATAAATCCAGGGATATCAAGCAACTCTTGGGTAGCGTCTTCGCTCTCTTTATCTGCTAGATACGCTAAAAAATCAGCAACCAGTTGTAGGCGTTCTGAAGATAATACATCTAGATATTGGTTGATTTGCTGACGAACGTCTGTGTTGTTCATAATTTTTAGCCCATCTTTTATTATTAACTTTGAGAATCTTGCTTGCTTTGATTTGCTTGCTCAATGCGTTGCCTAATTGCTTCTTCTGCAATGCGAATATTTTCTTCTATTGGCGTACCATCTTCAGCTACCATTGGCCCGTACCATGTTGCTTCTGAGTCAGGAGTGCGGCGGCCATACAAAACACGCAAAGGCTCGACATCTTCCCGGTGTGCAAGTGCGTAAGCTATTAGTTCTTTGTTAGTCATTGCTTCAAAATTCGGTCGCATTTAAAAACCTCCAGTTTCCATTAGCGGGTACAATGATTTGGAGTTCTTCATTGACAAAAATAAATACAACTCCGGTTTGGTCATCAAAGCGAAATAGCTCAATACTCCGATAGGTGTTAGATAACATCTGACAGACACGTAGACAGGCTATAGCTTGTGCGTATGTTGGGTAAATCGTCTGTTCCTCAATTGTGACATGGATAATAGTAAGCCTTTCTTTTGCGGTTTCTACTGTGAATAGTAAATCAGCTTATATTTACCCTTCCCACTGCTTTAACTTCTTCTGAGCAAATTTCCGCACTTGCTCATCTGGGTCATTCTCTGTGCGATCGCGCAACAGTGGTAAAGTCTGGGGATGGCTAAGTCTTCAAGAATGGGTTTAAAAATCAACCCGGTGGCCTGAGTTACACCCCAAATAGCTAACCAGTCCAGCATAATACTCGCTTTTATTGAGAGTTTGATTATGAGTATATACACTAGCTTGAGTAATGTTTCCGAATTTCAGGGAATCTGGAAAACCTCTCTCTAAATCTCTCTCCTTTTAGGAGAGAGACTTTGAATTTTCCCCCTGAGAGCGTCGGGAAGGGGGTTAGGTTTCGCGTTAGTTTTTCACAGATCAATTGGAAACTGCGATGTCTACGACGGGCTGCGCGATCGCAATCCCCACTGCACGCTCACGCTATAACCATGAGCCGCTGCTAGTTCTTGTAAGGGATATGTGCAATCAATCACTGCACGAATTTTACGTGCTTCAATCAATTCTTTGAGAAAAACCAAGTCCTTAGCGTTGCGTTTGTCAAGGAGAAATTTAGCTTTTTGACTGGGAAGGAATGCTGTGAAGACGCTCTGCACAACGGTTTAATGGCTAGGTTGTGGTAATATAAACACCGTTCGATTTGAGGACTTTTTGGTTTGTGAAAGCGATCGCTCTGCCTTTGTTTATAACCCTCTGTTCACCCATTTTTTGATGAATTAAGAAAAAATACGATTAAAAAAGTATATCTAAAGAAGTATTGCCAAAAACTCCTACCTATGGGTTAGCCTAGCTCTAACTCTTGACCAGCAAATAGTCAGGTGTAATATAAATCACTACCACAGTAGAAGGAAGTTCAAAGTTGTTTGATCTAAACCCGACACAGATACTCGGACGCATAGTATCCGCATCGTTAGTTAGTTTGATCGCCTCACTTACTAGTCTGATATCCTTAGAGGTTCTTCCCACCCCAGCATTCGCCGGGCCGCCAGCTGCATCTGTTCAAACCAAGCTGAAAGTGCCTAGTGGAATGAGTTCTGCGCCCTTCAATATTAACCGTTACTTGAAAGTGCCACCCAACTTCTCTATCTCTGTTTATGCTCGGATTAACAATGCTCGCTTTATAGCAGTTGCTCCCAATGGGGATCTTCTAGTGTCACAGCCCAATACGGGGAAAGTGTTAATTGTCCGGTCAAATGGCAGCAATAACCCAATTATTTCTGACTTCGTAACGGGTCTACGCAAGCCACACGACATTGTGTTTCATAAGATTGACAACACCACATACGTTTATATCTCTGAGACTCATCAAATTAACCGCTTCATCTACAACTCTGGAGACCGAATTGCAAAAAATCGGCAAATCGTTATAACTGGTTTACCAGACAGCAGCACATCGGAACTCAAAGGCGCTTATGGTCACGAACTGAAAAATATCGCACTTGATGCCAATCACAAACTGTATGTGTCGATCGCCTCTACGTGCAATGCCTGCACGGCAGATACTGTCAGCAACCCAAAGCGCGGCGCGATTTACCAGTACAACGCTGATGGAACCAATCGGCGGCTTTTTGCCCAAGGTTTACGCAATGCCGAAGGATTAGCATTCTTACCTAACACAAATGACCTTTGGGTAGCCGTAAATAATCGAGACAACATCGCCTATCCCTACAACGATGGCAGTGGCAAATACGGTAAGGTTATCCAGTCTTATGTGGACAACCACCCCCCGGAGGAGTTGACGAAAGTCCGAGATGGCGGTAACTACGGTTGGCCATTTTGCAACCCCAATCCTGACACGGCAAATGGCTTCAACAATATGCCCTTTGACCGCGACTATCAGTTCAATGCTGATGGACATATTTATTGCAATGCATTGGACAGGATTAGCAAGGGTATCCCAGCCCATTCGGCTCCCTTGGGACTAACCTTCTTACAAAATACTAACTTTCCCAGCTTGTACTCAAATGGGGTAGTGGTGGGGCTGCATGGTTCATGGAATCGGGACAAGAAAACGGGCTACAAAATAGCTTACTTTCCCTGGAATAGTACGACAAAGACTCTAGGTGAGGAGATGGATTTAGTCAGCGAATGGCTAGTTCCAGGAACGCAAGAAGTCTGGGGGCGACCGGTGGATATGGCAGTCGATCAGCAAGGTAATTTGTTAATTTCGGATGACTACAGCGGTACCATCTACAAGCTCTCCTACACGCCGTCAGCACAGGTCAAGTAACACCAAATTTTCTTTGCAAATTTGCGATGCTCCTCTGCCCCAGCTAAACCAACCACTCACCTTACTGTCCTCCAATCAACTGGAAACCGCGATGTCTACGACGGGCTGCGCCAACGCAATTTTCCCAACTGCACGCTCACTTTCACTATAACTATGAGCAGTAGCTAGTTCTTCTAAGGGATATGTGCAATCAATCACCACACGAATTTTACCCGCTTCGAGCAATTCTTTAAGATAAACCAAATCTTGAGTGTTGGGTTTCCCAAAGAGAAATTTAGCTTTTTGACCGGGAAGGAACGCTGTTAAGACGCTCTCTAAGAAGACTTCAGGGCTAGGTACTCTGGTGATATAAATTCCGTTAGGTTGGAGGACTTTTTTGGTTTATGAGAGCGATCGCTTACCCACTGCATCAAAGATAATATCATACTGTGCTGTATCTTGGGTAAAATCTTGTTGCGTATAATCAATCACGCGGTCTGCTAAGAGAGATTTCACGCTTGGTTTGATTGTAGCTAAGTAGTATCAGCAACAAAGAGCGATGCCCTACGACCGGCAACTCTACTAGAGGCTACGCCAACGCCTACGCCTTTGCGCTAAAGCCATTTAAAGTCCCAGATTTGTCACGGTATCTGGAAAACCCCACTTCTATTTCTTTCTCCTAAAAGGAGAAAGACTTTAAATTTTCGCCCTTAGAGCATGGGGAAGGGGGTTAGGGGGTTAGGTTTTTCGCCAAGGTTTGTAGTGAGCAATCAAGAAAAGTCATAGCGATCGCTCAATCATGTTAGATTATAGTTTGTTGTTTCTTTCAAACACAAAATCTGAGAGTTCCCTACCCATCTCCTGATTGTGGGAATGAAAAAAAAAGAACTGAAAAGTTAAACTTTTTGAAAAATATGTGCAGCAACACATCTATTTATACAAGCCTGTATAGCTTGCCAGATAACATTTATAACCACAATTGAATATCATTGCCAAAGCAAAAATTAAAAAAATATAAAGTGCATTTTTACCCTCAAAAAAATGATATGTTAGATACAGAATTGAATTTCGCTTTTTTTCTGGAGTAGAACGATATAGATTACTCCAGTTTTTCACCCTCAAACCCTTGGCATTTATTGCTTTTGACGGAATTTGAGGGCAATATGAGTACACATTAAAATAACTCAAACCCAGTTGCAAGTAGATTAAATTCCTTGCTGGAATTGGATTTGGGCTGAGTACAAATAAATCCTGAACCCCTGTCCATAAACACTAGAACCCCAACCAAAAAATACTAGAACCCCTACCCGAAAAAAAGTTTTTTAATTCTTGTAATGCTTGAAGAATTAAGGTTTTTATTATTTGAGTACAAGCGTAATAAATCCAATAAATTCTATCCTAGATAGACGCACCGTCTGGCTAGGAGACGGCTGATATAACTCTTATATCGCCAATCACTTAACGCTCCAACACAAAACGAAGCGAAGAGTGAGTGGAGGGATGACATAGCACCATGCCTGAAGTGAATAGAAGTCGCGGCTGTA from Nostoc sp. UHCC 0926 includes these protein-coding regions:
- a CDS encoding PQQ-dependent sugar dehydrogenase — protein: MFDLNPTQILGRIVSASLVSLIASLTSLISLEVLPTPAFAGPPAASVQTKLKVPSGMSSAPFNINRYLKVPPNFSISVYARINNARFIAVAPNGDLLVSQPNTGKVLIVRSNGSNNPIISDFVTGLRKPHDIVFHKIDNTTYVYISETHQINRFIYNSGDRIAKNRQIVITGLPDSSTSELKGAYGHELKNIALDANHKLYVSIASTCNACTADTVSNPKRGAIYQYNADGTNRRLFAQGLRNAEGLAFLPNTNDLWVAVNNRDNIAYPYNDGSGKYGKVIQSYVDNHPPEELTKVRDGGNYGWPFCNPNPDTANGFNNMPFDRDYQFNADGHIYCNALDRISKGIPAHSAPLGLTFLQNTNFPSLYSNGVVVGLHGSWNRDKKTGYKIAYFPWNSTTKTLGEEMDLVSEWLVPGTQEVWGRPVDMAVDQQGNLLISDDYSGTIYKLSYTPSAQVK
- a CDS encoding zinc-binding dehydrogenase codes for the protein MQSVFTAFLPSQKAKFLLDKRNAKDLVFLKELIEARKIRAVIDCTYPLQELAAAHGYSVSVQWGLRSRSPS
- a CDS encoding type II toxin-antitoxin system HicB family antitoxin, giving the protein MVLLPEFTHIMQPCTHGETYEDALKNAQEVLEMLIESSLADGEPLPEPKTLGKSLEVA
- a CDS encoding NAD(P)/FAD-dependent oxidoreductase, with amino-acid sequence MVVVLNNNAPHQVVIVGGGFGGLYAAKGLNAANVNVTLIDKRNFHLFQPLLYQVATGTLSPSDISAPLRSVFKKSKNTKVLLGEVNDIDPKAQQVFLGDEVVPYDTLIVATGANHSYFGKENWEKVAPGLKSVEDAIEMRCRIFGAFEAAEKETDPEKRRAWLSFVIVGGGPTGVELAGAIAELAHKTLKEDFRSINTSETKILLLQGGPRILPHIAPELSKSAAVALQKLGVELHTHTRVTNIEGDIVTFKKGNEFTEITSKTKLWAAGVQGSPMGKVLAESTGVECDYSGRVIVEPDLSIEGYDNIFVIGDLANFSHQESKVLPGVAPVAKQQGEYVGKLIQRRLKGHTLPQFHYNDVGSLAMIGQNLAVVDLGFIKLTGFLAWAFWLLVHIYFLIEFDTKLLVVFQWAWNYITRNRRSRLITGREPIVEAKTVNNSVQQPSVTPL
- a CDS encoding type II toxin-antitoxin system HicB family antitoxin, yielding MNSHYTIIIQWSDEDECFVVSLPEWGEFCHTHGETYDEALKNAQEVLEMLIESSLADGQTLPEPKTLEKSLEVA
- a CDS encoding type II toxin-antitoxin system HicA family toxin, encoding MPKKIRELKSLLLQAGFTSRSGKGSHTNWYHLLLPGRVTISGKDGNNAKAYQEKDVNNALQRLEEIKNTQEEEKE
- a CDS encoding DUF6887 family protein, which gives rise to MRPNFEAMTNKELIAYALAHREDVEPLRVLYGRRTPDSEATWYGPMVAEDGTPIEENIRIAEEAIRQRIEQANQSKQDSQS
- a CDS encoding DUF6888 family protein, yielding MIHVTIEEQTIYPTYAQAIACLRVCQMLSNTYRSIELFRFDDQTGVVFIFVNEELQIIVPANGNWRFLNATEF